One genomic window of Tepidibacillus fermentans includes the following:
- a CDS encoding AbrB/MazE/SpoVT family DNA-binding domain-containing protein, which translates to MLKSTGIVRKVDELGRVVIPIELRRTLGINEKDSLEIYIDGERIILKKYEPACIFCGNAEKVFHFKGKIICSECLKEMPKAE; encoded by the coding sequence ATGTTAAAATCTACAGGTATTGTTCGAAAAGTAGATGAGTTAGGAAGAGTTGTGATTCCAATTGAACTTCGTAGAACGCTAGGGATTAATGAGAAAGATTCTCTAGAGATTTATATCGATGGGGAACGAATTATTCTCAAGAAATATGAACCAGCTTGTATCTTTTGTGGTAACGCAGAAAAAGTATTTCACTTCAAAGGGAAAATTATTTGCAGTGAATGCTTAAAGGAAATGCCAAAAGCAGAATAA